AAGGATTATGGACAACCCCTCTAAAATTATGGAAGGCGGCATAGAGTATTCGCTTGGCAAGTTTGATGGAAAATCGGTGCTTTACGATTTTCCTAAAATCCTGATTTACCTAAATGCGAAAGGAAAGCTACTGTTTGGCGAGAATTTCAAAATCTACAAGGAAGACAGGGATATTTTGCTAAAGCTGTGCTCGTACTTTATCAAGGATAAAGTGAACTGCGATAAATTTGAAATCGATATCAAGAAAGGTCTTTTATTGTCTGGTCCAGTAGGATGTGGAAAAACCAGCTTAATGAAACTACTTCGCCACCTGGTTCCTCTGCGACGGCCATACGAAATGATTCCAAGCCGTAATGTAACTTTTAGTTTCAACCATCTTGGGTACAAGACGATTGAAGATTACGGAAATACAAAATTCTACTGTTTTGATGATTTAGGGGTGGAACCTCCCGGAAGGTTCTACGGAAAAGATTGTAATGTAATGGGGGAAATTCTTTTATCGCGCCATGAACTTTTTCTACAAACAAAGCAGAAAATTAAAACCCATGCTACGACCAATCTGAACGCTGAAGAGCTGGAGGATCGTTACGGAAACCGCGTTCGCAGTCGAATGCGCGAGTTATTCAATCTTATAGCTTTTGATGAAAATGCAGGGGATAAAAGAAAATAAAAATGAAGTATCTAGAGTATATAAGTTTGACCAACGACTAACACAGCATACCACCGGACAATATCCTATTTTTTGATGCTCGATAGATGCTTAAAAATCTCTGACACAAAAGCTTTTACCACATTTCCAATACTCCTAATTACCTTTAAAAATGCTTCTTTCATTATTCCGATTTTGAATGATTACTTAATCCTGATAAAATAGCCAATGCTATTGCTGTAATACCTGATGATCTCGAAAAATGCACTGCCTCAACCGGATTATTTAGAAAACCCACTTCAATTAGAATAGCCGGACAAAACCTAATCATTTCCCTGAGAACCTGAAACTTGGCCAACTTCATACCTCTGTTTGCAATGTTTATATTAAGAGTAGACTCTCTTATAATTTCATCCCCAAGAGCGATTGAAGTTCTGGTGTTATAGTCAGCTTTTTTGATTTCAGAATTAAATGTAAAAATTTCAATTCCCCTGGAATCCCTATAGAATGAATTGCAATGCAAGGAAATAAATATATCTCCCCTTAATGATTTTGCTAAGTTAATTCTTTCGGAAAGGGTGAAAAAATTATCATTATATCTTGTAAGATAAATATCATACTCATCTCCAAATATTGATTTATTGAGCCTGATCATTTCTTTTCCTATGGCCAGGACAACATCTTTTTCCTGGATTCCATTTATTCCGATGGCACCAGGATCTTTTCCTCCATGGCCAACATCGACAATAATTCTTTTTTGATGTTCTTTTTCCTGCCCAAAAATGACACACATTTTCAGGAGCAAAACCAGAAAAATGACGTTTTTCAGCCTCATGAGCATTTAAAATTTACAGAGTGTTACAAATTCTCCTGGTGATTTCGATTCAATTTGATATCAAATAATATCAAACTAACCTCTTGAGAATCAAATATTATTTTTTATTTATTTAATTGATTTACAGTACTTTATATTTAAATATATGTATTTTTTCTATGACAAAAACAACACAAAATTCTAAACTTCTCGTTATGAAAAAATCAATCTATCCCACATTTATTTTGTCCCTGGTTTCTTTCCCGCTTTTTGCACAAATCGGGGGAATCGAAAATTCGGTTAATGACATTGCCGATACTATCCGGATCATTTTCCCCATCCTTCTTGGGGTGATCTTTCTTGTCGGCTTCCTGTTTAATGCAGGCCACTTCTTTGGAGAAAATGCAGACCTCAAAAAAGGAATTACCCGGGTGCTCGTCTTTGTCCTTATAGCAGGAGCAGTAGTAGGCATCTTCACCTATTTGATTTCAATCGTGGTCTAATGAAACAATTTGAAGTCTATAGGAACATTAGGAAAGGGGCTGTCATTTTTGGGCTGCCCATCTCCTCATTTGCTTTAATGATGATTTGTGTAGTAGCTTCATTACTGGTCATCATTTTCTCTTTCAGCCTTTGGATCATCATTGGTGCTTTAATCTTCAATTGTATCCTTTATGCAGTACTAATTAGAATAACCAGAACATCGCAGCTCTTTCAGGTGTCGGTAAAATATCCAAAAATCATCAGCAACAGAAGAAATTCAAATTTAAATTATGAGCAAGATTAATCTTTCGGAATTTACGTCCATAATCAATATTCAGGACAATATCATTTTTGCCAATAATGGTAACGTGGTTCTTTGTTATGAGGGGATGTTACCTGAAATCTACTCTTTATCTGAAAAGGATTTAGAAGACATCCATGGAGTATGGTTTCAGGCTCTAAAATCCCTGCCCACAGGTAGTGTTGTACACAAACAGGATATTTACTTAAAAAAATCATATGCTGCCGATCAGTTGCCGAATACTACTTTTTTAGAAAAGGCAACACACGAACATTTCAAAGGCAGGGAATATATGGAACATCGCTGCTATCTGTTTTTCATTCTCACCAAAAACAAAGCATTAAATAACCGGAAGTATGTCAATCCATTTCGAAAGGTCTCTAAAGGGACGTGGCAGGAATTGGATGATAATCTCAATAGTTTTATCAGCTCTGTCAGCGATTCCGTTTCCTTTATCAATAATAGCCGAAAAATGTCTTTTGTTCCCCTTGGTGAAGTGGAAATTCAGGCTTTGACCAATAGCTTCTTTAATGGCTTTCAGGAAGGTTTTGATACAGATATACTACTGAATAAATCCAATATTCAGGTTGGTGATAATTTTTTTGATGCCCTTGCTATCAACAGCGAACGCTGTTTTGGCGAAACTGTTCAGAGCAGTAAGGTCAACGAAAGGTTTACTTCGGATGATTTTGTATTCCACCAGGGTTTTATTGACGGCCTCGGCTTGACCCTTAATGAAAATCATATGGTGAACCAGATTCTCTACCTCGATGACAAACAAAAATGGCGGAAGCTTCTTGAGAACAAAATTGAAGAACTCAATAAGAGTTCAAATTTCGGATCTCAGAACAAGGTGGTGCTGGGTAAAATTCAGCATATCCTTGATCAAATTAATGCGGATGATACCTCCAGGATTATCCGTGGTCATCTCAATGTCATCTATTGGGCTAAGGAAACCGGAGAGCTGGCCCAGATAGCTTCGAAGGTAAAGACTGAATTTAAGGAGCTGGATATTACGCCGTACTACCCGAGGGGAGAGGAACGAAAAAACTATGTCCTAAATAGCTACTGTTGTTTTTCTTCCAATTTTTCCAATGCAGATTTATATGTGACCGATTTAAAACATGCGCTTTGCCTGCTGATCAATAACACAAATTACAAATCTGATCCCACAGGAATCATCTTCAATGATCGTGAACACAACATCCCAGTGCTAAAGGATGTATGGGACGAAATAAAGAAGCGGATTAAAGCACGAAACTTTGCCATTTTTGCCCCTACAGGGGAAGGAAAATCTTTTCTGGCCAATAATATTCTGCGGCAGTACTTTGAGAGCGGAGTTCGCCTTGTAATTATTGATCTTGGTGGATCTTATACAAAGTTCGCAAAGTTATATCCGGAGAAATATATAGTGTTGAGATATGAGAGTGGAAAAAATCTAGGCATCAATCCGTTCTATATCAGTAATCCAAAGGATATCACGCCTGAACGTCTGGAAGATTTGTCAATGTTCCTGTTTGAACTGTTTGGTTCCGATTTGAAAGTAACCAAGGCCCAGTCTGTTTCAATCAAAAAAATATTGCGCTATTACTACTCCAACGTTCCCGAAAAACATTCCCTGGATAGTTTTTATAGGTTCATAGAAACCAATCAAAAAGATCTACTTCCAAAACTCAAGATCCATCCTGATTATTTCAACATAGTCAACTTTCTACACGTGATGTCCGAATATGTCAGGGACGGCCTGTACAGCTTTCTTTTTGAAATTAGCGAGGATCAGACCTATAAAATTGAAGACAAACGATTGATTGTATTTGAGCTTGATGAAGTAAAGGACAATAAGGAAGTTCTTTCGGTAATGCTTAAGCTTATCAAATCTGCTATCCAGCGGACCATTTGGAAAAACCCTGCGGAGAAAGGAATTATTCTATTTGATGAATTTGCCAAGCAATTAAAATTTGAAAACGTACTGGAGAGTGTAGAGTTCTACTATCAAGCAATTCGGAAACAGAACGGGGCAATCGGTATCATTTTACAATCTATTAACCAGTTGCCAAACAATTCCACCTCGGCAAGCATTCTGGAGAACACCCAGGTTATTTACAGCCTGCACAATGAAAAGGGATATAAGGAGCTGGCCACGCGGTTAAACCTTTCCAGTCATGACCTTAACCAGTTAAAATCTATCAGGAACAATCTTTCCGGAGAGCGCAAGTACACCGAAATGTTTATCAAGATTGGAAAGGAAAGCAATGTTTTTCGTCTGGAAGTGCCAAGGGAGGTATATGCAGCTTATTTAACTGATGGATTTGAAAATGAAGAAATAATGAGGCTCTACCGGGAACATCATGATATGGAAAAGGCCATTAGGCTATATACGACAGAAAATCGGCTAACTATAAAAATTTAAAAACATGAAAAATTTACTTTTAACCCTAAGTTTGATACTATTCATAAATGCCAGTTCCGCCGGTCAGGGAATGCCGGTGTACGATAACACGAACTTTATCAGCCTGGTGAAGTCACTAGTTGAATCTGCCAAGCAAACCGCTCAACTCTTAAAAACTGCGGAATTTCTAAAACAGCAGAAAGAAAATCTTGAAAAGGTGAATTCTGTGGTGAAGCAACTGAAGGCAGTTCATGAAATAGGCCGAAACAATCAACGTCTTATTGGGGTAATGCAAAACGATCTAAGAGAAATCCTGGACTCGCCCTATATCAAACCGGAAGAAGTTATACGGATATCGGAATCTTTTAATGCCATTGTAG
This Salinimicrobium tongyeongense DNA region includes the following protein-coding sequences:
- a CDS encoding N-acetylmuramoyl-L-alanine amidase family protein yields the protein MRLKNVIFLVLLLKMCVIFGQEKEHQKRIIVDVGHGGKDPGAIGINGIQEKDVVLAIGKEMIRLNKSIFGDEYDIYLTRYNDNFFTLSERINLAKSLRGDIFISLHCNSFYRDSRGIEIFTFNSEIKKADYNTRTSIALGDEIIRESTLNINIANRGMKLAKFQVLREMIRFCPAILIEVGFLNNPVEAVHFSRSSGITAIALAILSGLSNHSKSE
- a CDS encoding TraG family conjugative transposon ATPase; translated protein: MSKINLSEFTSIINIQDNIIFANNGNVVLCYEGMLPEIYSLSEKDLEDIHGVWFQALKSLPTGSVVHKQDIYLKKSYAADQLPNTTFLEKATHEHFKGREYMEHRCYLFFILTKNKALNNRKYVNPFRKVSKGTWQELDDNLNSFISSVSDSVSFINNSRKMSFVPLGEVEIQALTNSFFNGFQEGFDTDILLNKSNIQVGDNFFDALAINSERCFGETVQSSKVNERFTSDDFVFHQGFIDGLGLTLNENHMVNQILYLDDKQKWRKLLENKIEELNKSSNFGSQNKVVLGKIQHILDQINADDTSRIIRGHLNVIYWAKETGELAQIASKVKTEFKELDITPYYPRGEERKNYVLNSYCCFSSNFSNADLYVTDLKHALCLLINNTNYKSDPTGIIFNDREHNIPVLKDVWDEIKKRIKARNFAIFAPTGEGKSFLANNILRQYFESGVRLVIIDLGGSYTKFAKLYPEKYIVLRYESGKNLGINPFYISNPKDITPERLEDLSMFLFELFGSDLKVTKAQSVSIKKILRYYYSNVPEKHSLDSFYRFIETNQKDLLPKLKIHPDYFNIVNFLHVMSEYVRDGLYSFLFEISEDQTYKIEDKRLIVFELDEVKDNKEVLSVMLKLIKSAIQRTIWKNPAEKGIILFDEFAKQLKFENVLESVEFYYQAIRKQNGAIGIILQSINQLPNNSTSASILENTQVIYSLHNEKGYKELATRLNLSSHDLNQLKSIRNNLSGERKYTEMFIKIGKESNVFRLEVPREVYAAYLTDGFENEEIMRLYREHHDMEKAIRLYTTENRLTIKI
- a CDS encoding ATPase, which codes for MDNPSKIMEGGIEYSLGKFDGKSVLYDFPKILIYLNAKGKLLFGENFKIYKEDRDILLKLCSYFIKDKVNCDKFEIDIKKGLLLSGPVGCGKTSLMKLLRHLVPLRRPYEMIPSRNVTFSFNHLGYKTIEDYGNTKFYCFDDLGVEPPGRFYGKDCNVMGEILLSRHELFLQTKQKIKTHATTNLNAEELEDRYGNRVRSRMRELFNLIAFDENAGDKRK
- a CDS encoding conjugal transfer protein, which codes for MKNLLLTLSLILFINASSAGQGMPVYDNTNFISLVKSLVESAKQTAQLLKTAEFLKQQKENLEKVNSVVKQLKAVHEIGRNNQRLIGVMQNDLREILDSPYIKPEEVIRISESFNAIVDNSLETMDFIDEILSSDYLKMSDGERTEMLQEKEIQSREMVMEINMKTNRYRNIISFRKMQDKINNRETNF